One Peromyscus leucopus breed LL Stock chromosome 4, UCI_PerLeu_2.1, whole genome shotgun sequence genomic region harbors:
- the LOC114709535 gene encoding cystatin-related protein 1-like produces MDKTLCSTLLLLNTFVLLLNSSHEARKHPDIAKKTSIRSTLDEKRKQDMLDVFKTVYNIHNNDTYLSNIMNYKLWLWAGSIYGEVQLGQTTCTKIESDLDKCPFKTDLRRREDKQGRVTYVNSNPEENTCNKFLSKVANCPFNEQGDQQKEYAETYELQVVVHDFICTVDHSSNDDRPMKH; encoded by the exons ATGGACAAAACACTGTGCAGTACACTGCTTCTTCTGAACACCTTTGTCCTGCTCCTGAACTCAAGCCATGAAGCCAGAAAACACCCAGATATTGCAAAGAAAACCAGTATCAGAAGCACACTGGATGAAAAGAGGAAGCAGGATATGCTGGATGTCTTCAAAACTGTTTACAATATTCACAACAATGACACATACCTCAGCAACATAATGAACTACAAATTGTGG CTGTGGGCTGGGTCAATTTATGGTGAAGTACAGCTGGGTCAAACAACATGTACCAAGATTGAATCTGACTTGGACAAATGTCCTTTCAAAACTGACCTCCGTCGGCGAGAA GACAAGCAAGGAAGAGTTACTTATGTTAATTCAAACCCAGAAGAAAACACATGCAACAAGTTCCTATCTAAAGTGGCTAACTGTCCCTTCAATGAACAAGGAGACCAGCAGAAG GAGTATGCAGAAACTTATGAGCTCCAGGTGGTAGTACATGATTTCATATGCACAGTAGACCATTCAAGCAATGATGACAGGCCAATGAAGCATTAA